In a genomic window of Elusimicrobiota bacterium:
- a CDS encoding ATP-dependent Clp protease adaptor ClpS: MPATAARPTRESRSEAEPRGDYEWKTILHNCECHTFDQVERQLIKAIRCSLSQARRFSMEVHTQGSAVVYHGARERCEAVAMVLEEIGLQVRVSK, translated from the coding sequence ATGCCCGCGACCGCAGCGAGGCCCACGCGAGAGAGCCGCTCCGAGGCGGAGCCGCGCGGCGACTACGAGTGGAAGACCATCCTCCACAACTGCGAGTGCCACACCTTCGACCAGGTCGAGCGCCAGCTCATCAAGGCCATCCGCTGCTCTTTGTCCCAGGCCAGGAGATTCTCCATGGAGGTTCACACCCAGGGCTCGGCGGTGGTCTACCATGGGGCGCGGGAGCGCTGCGAGGCCGTGGCCATGGTCCTGGAAGAGATCGGCCTCCAGGTCCGGGTCTCGAAATAA
- a CDS encoding transglutaminase domain-containing protein — MILLINLIGFLLVPRLCVAMSANQPLLRKIEIIDTNNFLAPGASSYPFDMTDNSALQKLRSYVAKRAAFEPANDPEVIIRVLDWVSAQWEHDGMNEPRKDESALDILKDVHERAKRYRCVEYGLVASELLRSLGYPARSVEIDSDDFTYGGFGRQHVAAEVWSNSLQKWVFIDPQNGAYPTFDGELLSFYDLYDLKRRGKFAAVQFNVTESFRKRYPDFNDHEFDRTYREFIARYFGHVATTVNLSGRKHLLALQLDDKTQALAFQGWPYENAVYTRKPEDFYPDMNRTLISFEYRNKRSGTKQELLLAQGIKTEEEYLAKMPLWAPKPDFIVSLANGSAWHSYYAYRTSRQGAWEHLDGNSMPWSLSAGDNFFEVRSINKMGIPGPSSFVVIRYH; from the coding sequence ATGATCTTGCTCATCAACCTAATCGGATTCCTGCTCGTTCCTCGGCTTTGCGTCGCCATGTCAGCAAACCAGCCGCTTCTCAGAAAGATCGAAATCATCGACACCAATAATTTCCTTGCGCCTGGGGCTTCCTCTTATCCATTCGACATGACCGACAACTCCGCCCTCCAAAAACTGCGCTCCTATGTCGCCAAGAGGGCAGCTTTTGAGCCGGCAAACGATCCCGAGGTGATCATCCGCGTTCTCGACTGGGTGAGCGCCCAGTGGGAGCATGACGGCATGAATGAGCCCAGAAAAGATGAATCAGCTCTCGACATTCTCAAAGATGTCCACGAGCGCGCCAAGCGTTACCGTTGCGTCGAGTACGGTCTCGTCGCATCCGAGCTCCTGCGCTCGTTGGGATATCCGGCTCGATCCGTAGAGATCGACTCCGATGATTTCACCTATGGCGGCTTTGGGCGCCAGCACGTCGCCGCTGAGGTTTGGTCCAATAGCCTCCAGAAATGGGTATTCATCGATCCCCAGAACGGTGCCTATCCCACTTTTGATGGCGAACTCTTGAGTTTTTATGATTTATACGATCTAAAAAGACGAGGAAAATTCGCTGCGGTCCAGTTCAATGTAACCGAAAGCTTCAGAAAACGCTATCCGGATTTCAACGATCACGAATTCGACCGAACTTACCGGGAGTTTATTGCAAGGTACTTCGGGCATGTGGCAACGACCGTCAATCTCTCTGGGAGGAAACATCTTCTCGCTTTGCAGCTCGATGACAAGACCCAAGCGCTGGCCTTTCAAGGGTGGCCGTATGAGAATGCTGTCTATACACGCAAGCCGGAGGACTTCTATCCCGACATGAATCGGACCTTGATTAGTTTCGAATATCGAAACAAGCGCAGCGGCACAAAGCAGGAGTTGCTGCTGGCCCAGGGAATCAAGACGGAAGAAGAATATCTGGCCAAAATGCCCCTTTGGGCTCCCAAGCCCGACTTCATAGTCTCATTGGCGAATGGCTCCGCCTGGCATTCATATTACGCGTATCGGACATCGAGGCAAGGAGCCTGGGAGCATCTTGACGGAAACTCCATGCCCTGGTCCCTGTCTGCCGGCGACAACTTTTTCGAAGTGCGCTCTATTAATAAGATGGGGATCCCCGGCCCAAGTTCTTTCGTCGTCATCCGTTACCATTAG
- a CDS encoding O-methyltransferase, producing the protein MAQHLRLEGSPAAHRAGLILGRESEVLRQIHEETPKKGIPPIHIGAEEGQILHFLVQACSAVKAVEIGTLAGYSACWIAQALPENGALYTLEFNPKHAAAARENIRKAGLNSKISVEEGAALELLPALAAQGPFDFCFIDADKVNYPSYLRWAVENVRPGGIVAGDNAYLFGKLHLAPKDAGEDAAGVPAMREFLKLMADPQYFSSCAMLPTAEGLAVAVRAG; encoded by the coding sequence ATGGCTCAACATTTGAGGCTTGAAGGCTCCCCGGCGGCCCACCGGGCGGGGCTCATCCTGGGGCGGGAGAGCGAGGTCTTGCGGCAAATCCACGAGGAGACTCCCAAGAAGGGCATCCCTCCCATTCACATCGGGGCCGAGGAGGGGCAAATCCTCCACTTCCTGGTCCAAGCCTGCTCGGCCGTCAAGGCCGTGGAGATCGGGACCTTGGCCGGCTACTCGGCCTGCTGGATCGCCCAAGCCCTGCCCGAGAACGGGGCCCTTTACACCCTCGAATTCAACCCCAAGCACGCGGCCGCGGCCCGGGAGAACATCCGCAAGGCGGGGCTTAACTCCAAGATATCGGTCGAGGAGGGGGCCGCTCTCGAGCTCCTGCCCGCTTTGGCCGCCCAAGGACCTTTCGACTTCTGCTTCATAGACGCCGACAAGGTGAATTACCCGAGCTACCTGCGCTGGGCCGTCGAAAACGTCCGCCCCGGAGGGATAGTCGCGGGAGACAACGCCTACCTCTTCGGCAAGCTCCACCTCGCCCCCAAGGACGCGGGCGAGGACGCGGCCGGGGTGCCGGCCATGCGCGAGTTCTTGAAGCTCATGGCCGATCCGCAGTATTTCTCCTCCTGCGCCATGCTGCCCACCGCCGAGGGGCTGGCCGTGGCCGTGCGGGCGGGCTGA
- a CDS encoding glycosyltransferase family 39 protein, whose protein sequence is MSKTSSSFPSLAQAAPWLVFALALGARLAYAAWIGQGPAARAGDALEYHLYAVNLLDHGRYQIPAGLAWRTPGYPLFLAGIYSLFGRGVLPVQLVQCLLGAGACLLTFLIARESLGSLKWAAAAGLATACYHDLISPCARLLTEAPATFLVTAVFWLLARNSRGLGKMTALGAGALLGAAFLMRSEVLLFLPILMALQYFARPETTPTHARFLIFILASFSMFLLPWALRNQRALGRPVITGTAGSFNLYAWGVPRTVRLRLGGVRNYAEPDQSLDELKKGEFYRRAVKKFYKETPLPVLARAILINLALFYYPFHPGFDPTLVFFLPLAFAGIWMSRKEPRARPWAAWVLYLTALHLFVAVGESRHRQKLGTAVVLLSFLALKTLREKWGEKSFSRALWAWSGANLAVWVCSPLLRRIILSAIF, encoded by the coding sequence ATGTCAAAGACGAGCTCAAGCTTCCCTAGCCTGGCCCAAGCCGCGCCCTGGCTCGTGTTCGCCCTGGCGCTCGGGGCGCGTTTGGCCTATGCCGCCTGGATAGGCCAGGGCCCGGCCGCGCGCGCGGGGGACGCCCTCGAGTACCACCTCTACGCGGTAAATCTGCTCGACCACGGGCGCTACCAGATTCCGGCGGGCCTGGCCTGGCGCACGCCGGGGTATCCCCTGTTCCTGGCGGGAATCTACTCTCTTTTCGGACGGGGGGTTCTCCCGGTCCAGCTCGTCCAATGCCTGCTCGGGGCCGGGGCCTGCCTGTTAACATTCCTGATCGCCCGAGAAAGCCTGGGCTCGCTGAAGTGGGCGGCCGCGGCCGGACTCGCGACCGCCTGCTACCATGACCTGATCTCTCCCTGCGCGCGACTGCTCACCGAGGCGCCCGCCACTTTCCTCGTCACCGCGGTCTTTTGGCTGCTGGCGCGAAACTCCCGCGGCCTCGGGAAAATGACGGCGCTCGGGGCCGGGGCTCTCCTGGGAGCGGCGTTTCTGATGCGCTCGGAAGTACTGCTGTTCCTGCCGATTTTGATGGCACTCCAGTACTTCGCAAGACCGGAAACAACCCCGACACACGCCAGGTTCTTGATTTTCATCTTGGCGAGTTTCAGCATGTTCTTACTTCCCTGGGCCCTGCGCAACCAGAGGGCCCTCGGCCGGCCCGTCATCACCGGCACGGCGGGCTCCTTCAACCTCTACGCCTGGGGCGTGCCGCGCACCGTGCGCCTGCGCCTAGGCGGGGTCAGGAATTACGCGGAGCCGGACCAGTCCCTGGACGAGCTGAAGAAAGGGGAGTTTTATCGCCGTGCGGTCAAGAAATTTTACAAGGAAACTCCGCTCCCGGTCTTGGCGCGCGCGATCCTCATCAATCTCGCTCTCTTCTACTATCCATTCCATCCGGGATTCGACCCGACCCTCGTCTTTTTCTTGCCGCTCGCATTCGCCGGGATATGGATGAGCCGCAAAGAGCCCCGCGCCCGGCCCTGGGCCGCGTGGGTTCTCTACCTCACGGCCCTGCATCTCTTCGTGGCCGTGGGGGAATCCCGTCACCGCCAGAAGCTGGGAACGGCCGTCGTCCTTCTTTCCTTCCTGGCGCTGAAGACATTGCGCGAGAAATGGGGAGAGAAGTCCTTCTCCCGCGCCCTCTGGGCCTGGTCCGGAGCGAACCTGGCCGTGTGGGTGTGCTCGCCATTGCTGCGCCGCATCATCCTATCTGCTATTTTCTAA
- a CDS encoding BON domain-containing protein yields the protein MKISNCVRTRSALALGGLGLCLAFNGCFWAFMGGAAEGGYVAGQKDRGAGETVSDQWIHAKVKAALLGEGRLRSGHINVDVDKSVVTLRGLAHTEEERRLALALARSIKGVKDVKDELKLP from the coding sequence TTGAAGATATCAAACTGCGTCCGGACACGCTCGGCATTAGCCCTGGGAGGGCTCGGGCTCTGCCTCGCCTTCAACGGCTGCTTCTGGGCTTTCATGGGCGGGGCCGCGGAGGGCGGCTACGTCGCCGGGCAAAAGGACCGCGGCGCGGGGGAAACAGTCTCCGATCAATGGATCCACGCCAAGGTCAAGGCCGCCCTTCTCGGCGAAGGCAGGCTGCGCTCCGGCCATATCAACGTGGACGTGGACAAAAGCGTGGTCACCTTGCGCGGCCTGGCGCACACCGAGGAGGAGCGCCGGCTCGCCCTGGCCCTGGCCCGCTCGATCAAGGGCGTCAAGGATGTCAAAGACGAGCTCAAGCTTCCCTAG
- a CDS encoding aldo/keto reductase, with amino-acid sequence MPRRRLGRTGLMVSEIGFGGWGIGKSMWGKTDDAESLKALRAALDAGIVYFDTAYAYGRGHSERLIAKALKESRRSAVVSTKIPPRNMEWPARPSTPLALAFPPDWISFCVERSLGNLAVDCLTLEQFHVWTDAWLKDPLWPEVAETFARLKKEGKLRFVGASLNSDDPDSALELVKSGLVDQVQVLFNLFDQRAADRLFPLCLEKGVAVVVRCPFDEGSLTGELRPETRFEPEDFRGHYFGGERLAETCRRVQALEPAVLGEKAPVLATAALKYCLSFPAVSTVIPGMRKAAHVEKNARAADSDYYGPRELEAIAAHRWVRNFYT; translated from the coding sequence ATGCCCCGCCGGCGCCTTGGCCGGACCGGGCTCATGGTCTCCGAGATCGGCTTCGGGGGTTGGGGGATCGGGAAATCCATGTGGGGAAAAACCGATGACGCGGAGTCTCTCAAGGCCCTGCGCGCGGCCTTGGACGCCGGCATCGTCTACTTCGACACGGCCTACGCCTACGGCCGGGGGCATTCCGAGAGGCTGATCGCCAAGGCGCTCAAGGAGTCGCGGCGAAGCGCTGTGGTCTCCACGAAGATACCTCCCCGCAACATGGAGTGGCCGGCGCGCCCGAGCACGCCCCTGGCCTTGGCCTTCCCGCCGGACTGGATCTCGTTCTGTGTGGAGCGCTCGCTCGGCAATCTCGCCGTGGACTGCCTGACCTTGGAGCAGTTCCACGTCTGGACCGACGCCTGGCTCAAGGACCCGCTCTGGCCCGAGGTCGCCGAGACCTTCGCCAGGCTCAAAAAGGAGGGCAAGCTCCGCTTCGTCGGCGCCTCTCTCAACAGCGACGACCCGGACTCCGCCTTGGAGCTCGTGAAATCGGGCTTGGTGGACCAGGTCCAGGTTCTCTTCAACCTCTTCGATCAAAGGGCCGCGGACCGCCTATTTCCGCTCTGCCTTGAGAAGGGGGTGGCCGTGGTCGTGCGCTGCCCCTTCGACGAGGGAAGCCTCACCGGGGAGCTCAGGCCCGAAACCCGGTTCGAGCCCGAGGACTTCCGCGGCCACTATTTCGGAGGGGAGCGCCTGGCCGAGACCTGCCGCAGGGTCCAGGCCCTGGAGCCGGCCGTGCTGGGAGAAAAGGCCCCCGTCTTGGCGACGGCGGCCTTGAAGTATTGCCTGAGCTTTCCCGCGGTCTCGACCGTGATCCCGGGCATGCGCAAGGCGGCCCACGTGGAGAAAAACGCCCGGGCCGCGGACTCCGACTACTACGGCCCCCGGGAGCTCGAGGCCATCGCGGCCCATCGCTGGGTGCGGAACTTCTACACTTGA